From Micromonospora echinaurantiaca:
GGGCAGACGTCGCCCGGTTCGACATCCTCTGCGCCTGGCGGTTGGACCGGGTGTCCCGCCGGGTGCTGCACCTCGCCGCACTGATGGACTGGTGCAAGAGCACGGGCCGGGCCATCGTGTCGACCTCGGAAGGGTTCGACATCAACTCCCCGATGGGTGCGGTGTTCGTCAACATCCTTGCCGCGCTGGCGGAAGGCGAACTTGAAGCGATCCGGGAACGTGCCCGGTCATCGTTCGCCCACCTGATGAAGCAGGGTCGCTGGCGCGGTGGGTTCGTGCCGTACGGGTACCGGGCCGTCAAGGCTGAGACCGGCCAGGGTTGGCGGTTGGAGATCGACCCAGAGACCAGCAAGGTTGCGCGGGAGATCGTGCGCCGGATCATCGCCGGGGAGTCGGCCAACTCGGTTGTGCGCTGGCTCAATGAGACAGCCACGCCGAGCCCGCTCGACGCTCAGCGGGTACGCGCCGGGAAGGCAACGACCGGCACCGAGTGGCGCGTGGCCAACCTGCTCAAGATGCTGCGCTCTCACACCCTGCTCGGGTACGCCGAGATGACCGAGACTCGCACTCGGCCGGACGGCACCAGGGAGACGTTCGCTCGGCTGGTCCGTGGCGAGGATGGGTTGCCGTTGCAGCGTGCCGAGCCGGTCGTGAGCGCTGCCCAGTGGGAGCAGCTACAGGAAGCGTTGCGGAAGAACGCCAACCCGAAAGCAGGCAACCGAGTCGGCGGCTCTCCCCTGCTGCGCGTGGCGTACTGCGAGTGCGGGGAACCCCTGTACCGCAACCGAGGACGGCACGGCATGTACTACCGCTGCGGTCTGCGTGCCCGCGCTGGCCGGAACTGTCCCGAGGGCATGACCTCGATCCCCGCTCACGTCCTGGAGCAGATCACCGAACAGACCTTCCTACTCGTGGCCGGCGACCTGGAGGTGATGCGCCGGGTGTTCGTCTCCGGATCGGACCATGCCGCCGAACTCGCCGACGTAGAAGAGTCCCTTGCCGAGTTGCGGGAGCACCTCACCGCCGGTCTGTTCCGTGGCGAGCGAGGCAAGGCAGAGTTTGCCCAGATGTACAGCGCGTTGGAGGCTCGCCGGGAAGCGTTGGAGGCGTTGCCGTCCAAGCCGGATCGGTGGGAGTTGGAGCCGACCGGGCAGACGTACCGGGAGCGGTGGGCGACGCTGACCACGGCAGCGGAACGCAACCGGGAGATGCGGGAAGCCGGGCTCAAGGTGATCGTGTACGCGCTCCCCTCGGATGAAGAGTTGGAAGCGATGAACGATCCCGATGAGTACAAGCGGGTGCGCGTGATCATCCCCGAGGATCTGATGGAGCGGGTGCAGGCGAACGCAGCCAAGGCAGCCTGAGCGTCGCCTGCCGCCGGATCGAGCGTGCCGGTAGCGATGTGAACGGTTGGTAGCCTGCCAGCACCGGACAACCGTCGATCCCCTGGCAGGCATCGTGACTACCGCCGAAAAGATCAACATTGGCATTGCGCTTGTCGCTGCGCTCGGTGTCGGCGCACTGGTTAAGTCATGGGTAGATCACCTGTTGAACCGGCGAACCAGAAGGGTCGACATCGCTGACAAGTCAGTGCAAATCGCCGAGGCGATGATGTCCCGGATGGAGAGCGAGCTATCTCGCGCTCAAGAGGCGCTCGCCAAGGCGCAGCAGGAAAGCGATGAGCTGCGCGCAACGCTGGCAGAGACCAAGACAGCCAAGGGGAAGCTCAGCGAGCAGTTGCAAGAAATGAAGAACTCCCTGCGAGGGGTAGATACCCAGATCACGCATGCAAGTACTGCGATCAGCGGGATGCAAGGCGAGGTTCACCATTTCCGGATCAATGCCGCTGGACTGAAAGACCTCGCCCGTCGGGGCCGGTTGGCGTACACGCCGGAAGCCGAAGAGACGTGGAAGCGTCTGAGGCAGGCCAGCAACGCTGGGCAGGAGCCCGCTCCCGGCTCTGCGGGCGATGTGGCCGCCGGCTCCGCGCGAGATGTCGCCGATGATCTGGGTAGCGCACGCGAGCGTTGACCTCGGGGTGGGTGGGGGTATGACCCCCTGAGCAGGGATCTCCCTACCGCCGAGTCTTAGTCGCGGCCATCGGGCCACCGTCCCAGAGTCGACCGTGACCGGGCCCACGGACCCCCGCGCAGGGCCGATCTACGGGGGTTGCTCGGGAGGATCGCCGGGCATGCCGACCCCCAGGGTGTGAGGTGCCGAGAAATTCGGGAGCACCCCGAGGGGGTCGACGTGACATCGGCGGATCTACCGCAGGCCGGCTCGCTTCATCGCGCGGTGGTTGGCCTGCCGGCAACGATCGCCGCAGAACTCCCGCACGTACGCCCGATCCTCGGGCAGCGGCTCGGCGCACCAGCCGCAGAGACCCTGTTGCCAGCGCCGGATGCGCTCGGCATCGGTTGGGATCACGCTGCCACCCCCTCAACCTGGTCGCGGGTCGCCATGAACAGGGCAACGTGAGCGAGGGACGGACCACCCTCGGGCACCCTGCGGTGCGCGTTGTCGAACCGCTTGTGACAGGGGCGGCACATCGGCGAGTAGTGGTCAGGGTTGGTGCTGTACGGCTTGCGCGCCTCGCGACCCTTGATCATCGCTCGCTCGTCGTAGTCGGCATGCGAGTAGGCCCAGTCCTCGGCCTGGTTCCCGCAGCGGCAGGTGTAGAGGCTGGCGCTGCCTCGCTGAGCCTTCACGCGGTTGTGTGCGCCGTCGTACGTGAGCAGTTCCCGTCGCCGACTGTCCGGGTGGTTGGCCCGGTCGGCGCAGTTGGTCGTGATGCCGTTGGCAACGTTGTTGATCTGCAACGCCTTGACGTTCCCGCACTCGCAGCGGAACAGGGCCCGAGGGTCGCCGCTGGCGCTTGACTCGATCCGCTCGACCAAGGTCAGACTCCCGTACACGTTGCCCGGCTTGTGCTTCTGCCGGCTCGGCATGGTCGCAGCCCGAGGGGTCGGGACGTAGGCGCGCTGATGCTTGGCCTTGCCCTGGCAGATCTTCCCGCAGTAGCGCGGGGCGGGTCCCCGCTTGCCCGCAGGCTTGGGCGGGATGGGTCCGCCGCAGTGCTGGCAGGTCCGGTTGTCGATGTTCACTGTCTCTGTCTCCTGTTCGTCAGATAGGCCCGCGCGCCTTGCGCAGCGAGCCGTAGAGCCCCGATCCGCGGAGCGGGGTGGGTTGGTGCCGGTCCTGCTCTCAGCAGCCGTCAGAGGCTTGATGCGCAGCGGTGATCTCGCGTTGCTGGCGTCGCGCCCAGCGGTTCCGGTGGTAGTCGGTGCAGAACTTGGATGCCCTGCCGCTCTTGATCGGCACAGGCTTGCCGCAGTCGAGACACGCCGGACCGTCGCTCGGCTCCTGGCCGATGAGTAGCCCGAGGTGCCCGTGGTGCCGCCAGCGTCGCCAGTGCGTCTGGCAGAGCCCTCGGGCTCGGTGTGGTCGGGTGCAGTGCTCGACCAGGCACCCCCGGTCGGTGTGTTCGTTGTTCGCCATGTCATGTCCGCAGAGGGAAGGGGAGAGCAGGTGCGGACCTACCTGCCCTCCCCGTTGTCCCTCGGTCAGCCAGCCACCTGGGCGGCAGCCTCAACCCTGACCACCAACCGAACCTCGGTCTTGTGCGCCCGGTTGCTGAACTCCTGCCCCGGCTTGGCGTCCTCGACGGTCCCGTTGCGGCTCATCACGCGGGCGGCCTTGATCCGGCCGACGCCAGCGGCGAACTCATCGACCAGGGCGGCAACCGCAGCGTCGGTGTACTCGGCGACCTGGTCGGGCCGGTAGTGCTTGGTGGTCAGGTTGATCTCGGCCCGGATGGTGCGGCTCACCTTGTCGCCATCGCGAACCTGCTTGGTGACGCTGCACTCGCCGAGCGTCCAGTTGATCCGGTTGACGGTCATGTCGTAGAGCGGGTTGCCGCTGTCGTGCTTGACCGTGCCGCCCCGGCGAGCGATCGACTGAGCAAGGGTGCTGGCCAGATCCTCGACGTGCCGAGCGTTGATCTCCTCGGGCAGCGTCGGCAGGCTCGGCTTGAGGTTGGTGATGTCGACCGTCACCGAGACGCCCTCGGGGCTGAGGCTGGCGAGTCCCTGCACCTGGTCGGCGACACGCTCACGGTCGACGGCAGCCAGACCAGCCAGGATCGCCCCGCCGTCGATGGTCGCCCGGTTGGGGGTGATCACCCGCAGGTTGACCCGACCGGACATCAGGCCGGTCGACTGGTTGACCTTCGTCGCGTTCGACTGCGACAGGTACACCCCCGGCTCGCTCGGCTTGTCGGTGGTCACCCTGACCTGCATGCCGTAAAGACCGAACGCGAACCCGTCAGCCTCGATGCGCTCGGCGAGCCAGCGAGCGAGCGTCGGGTTGTCGATCGCCTCGGCCTTGTCCAGCTCCCGTTCGGCGGCCGGGACCGCACGCTTGGCAGCCTCGATCAGGTAGCCGAGACGGGCGATCTCAGCCTCGGCCGTCAGCAGGTCGAGAGCCGACACGCTCTCATCGCCTCGGGTCAGTCGGCCGACCAGCTCGGCGTGAGTCTCCTCGGCGGTCTCCTGTGCGGCCTCGCGGGTGGCGAGCAGGGCCCGAGCCTCGGCCAGCTTGGCGGCAGCGGTCTCGGTGGCGGTAGCGGTGCGGGCGGTGGTGTTCTTGCGGGCGGTAGCCACGGTGGTTGTTCTCCGTTCTTGGGTGGCGCCCCATGTCGGGGCATGAAAAAAGGCCGGCAGGTAGCCGGCCCGAGGGATGGATGGTGCCTGTTCGGTTGTTCGTGCGCTGGTGCCGCTCAGCGCAAGCGGGAACGCCTCGCCTCGCCGGTCACTGCCCGGCTCCCAGCGCGACGGCAGCGGACCAGTAGACCGCGCTGTACGACGGGCACTCGGGACGGTTGGCGCGGATCGTGGCCTTGTCGGTGGAGCGCAGCTCCATCACCACACCGGGCAGGCCGGCGAGGTAGTCAGGCAGCACGTAACCCCAGCGGTCGATCAGGTCCCGGTGGTTCGGCATGGGCGGCTCGTTGTCCTGAGCGAACGTGACGATGGTCAGCCGCTGAATCATCCGCCCGTTCGCGGTCCAGGAAGCGGCGCGGGGACGAACCCTGATCAGCGGCAGGGACTCAGCCGGGGGGAGGTGGTCACCCCGCTTGATCGCCGTCGCCTCGACAGTGAAGCAGTCACCGTAGGCGTTATACAACACGCGGGTCACCAGGGCGGGAACGATCATCATGTCGGCATCCCACTCCCTGGCGGGACGGATGCGACGGGAGCGGGGGCGGTAGGTCTCACGGTTCACAGTCGGTTGGTTTCTCCTGTTCGGGGTTGCGGGTGGTCAGTAGTTGGCGGCCCGAGCGGCTGCCTCGGCTTCCCGGTAGAGCGAGGTAGCCCGGCTCAGCGCCTCGGTCGCCTCGGCGATGTCGGCAGGGGTGGACTCGGGGTCAGCCATGATCCGGGCGAGCCTCGCAGCGGCATCGGACTTGGCATCGTGGGCGAGCGCCCAACGCTGGTGGGCGAGGTTGCGTGCCGCCTCGCGTTCCCGCTTGCCCTGCTTCGGGCTGCTCACTGGTCACCCCGGATGCGCCGCACAGCGGCAGTCGCGTCGGCGAGCAACCGGCGAGCGATGGCAACCGCCTCCATCGCGTCGCCGATGTCCTGCTGAGTGCCGGTGGCGTAGGCACGGACCAACCGACGCTCGGCCTCGGTCTGCCGATCGAACGCAGCGGCGTAGAACAGCTCGGCCAGGTCGAGAGCGTCGATGTCGTCGGTGGGTCCGGTGATGGTGAGGGGAAGAACGATCGGGGTCACGGTGAGGGGTCTCCGTTCATGGGTGATGGCCGGCTCTCGCCGGCCCCATCGGTTGATCGGGTGTGCTGTCGTGCCGTCGATGCCCGCTCACGCGGGCCCATCGGGTGACCTGATCTGTTGCTTGCTCTCGCCGCCGCATCAGTCCCGCAGGGACGGCCGTCGCGCAGCCGCACGGGGCAGCCGGCCCGTACCGGGCCGATCAGGGCAGGTCGCGACCGAGCGTCAGTCGCTCTCCGAGGCAGGCATGCAGGTGGGGGTAGATAGAGATAGAGGCGGTTTGCGTTTCCGCAGGTCAGCCGCTATCCCTGTCCCCCTCACAGGGGGACACTGTCCCCCTCACAGGGGGACAACCGGGCTACGGACGCCAGCAAGGTCCCGGATGTCGATGCCGTGGAACTTGCAGTAGGTGGTTCCCTTGCCGGTCTGAAACAGGGTGTGCGGCAGGATCAGGCAACGGATGCCGGACTCAGGCAGGATCAACCCCATCTGCTTGGCAGCCGCAACCGCCTTGTCGGTCGCCTTGTCTGCCTGCCGGCCGTAGCCGATGCTGAGCGCCTGAGCCAGCTCGCCGGGTCCGAACTCGGCGTGTCCGATCTGGTTGGCGTAGCCGAGCGCAGCGAAGTGGACTCGGAAGGCTCGGGGGTTGATGTTCTCGTCTCTCGCCATGCGGCGGTACTCGGGTTGATGGATCGCACCGAAGTTGCCGGCGAACTTGAAGCGGCTCACCGAGCGACACCCGTACCCACGGCGATGATCATCGCCAGGTTGCGCCGCCAGTAGTCGCGCATGGCGGCAAGCTGCTTGCCGGTGATGTCGCGCGAGCCGTCGCGGTGCCGCTTGCCTCGCCACTGCAAGGTGACCTCGGGCGGACACTCGTTGCAGTAGCCAACTCCCCAGACCAGGAAGTAGTTCACGGCTTGCGCCTCGTCGGCAGTGACGGTCACTCGCCGGCTGTCGGTGTTGGCGATGCGGTCGGCGGTCTCGCACCCGAGGCTCATCAGCCGGTTGTCGGGGTAGATCACGCCGTCTTCGTCTTCGATGGACACTGACTGACTCACCTCCTGGTCGTGGTTGGCCTGCCGCTCTTGCAGGGCAGGCAGGCTGTCAGGTCCCGCTCGCCGGTGATCCGGTCGACGTAGCGGAACAGGTACTCATGCAGTCGCTCCCGGCAGACCGGGCAGCGGTGGTAGATGTGGCGGAACGGCTCGACGGTCACGGGGTGCCGCCTCACTCGCCGCTGAGCAAGCCACGTAGCCGGGCTCGCTGGTCGGGTGTCAGGGGTGGTGCCTCGCTGGCGATGCGCTCGGCGATGCGCCGCAGTTCCTCGCTCAACGGCCGATCTCCCGTGCGTACCGCTCAACCTCGCTGACCGGGTAGAGCACCCTGCCGAGCTGCCGGATGTAGGTCATGGGAGAGCGAGCCTCGCTGCGCTGGTTCCGCAGGGTGCCGACGCTCAGCCCGAGGTGTGCCGCTGCCTCGCGGGCGGTCATGTACTCGGTGCCGTCGATGATGATCACGGGTGGTGTCCTTCCCGCCCGTTGCCGGGCATGGCTCGATGGGGACAGCCGGGATGGCTGCCCCCTGGTGGGTGGTGGTGGTTGATGCCCCGGCATCACTGGTCAGGGCCATGAAAAAGCGCCGCATCCCTGGTGGGACACGGCGTGCGTGGTGGTGCTGGTGGGTGCTCGGTGAGATGCCCTCACTATTGAGTCCGGCTCAGCTCGGCGTTCTGGCGGGCATCGTGACTGGGGTCACTTCCCGTCGCCTGGTCGCCTGCTCGGCGGGGTCTCGCTCAACCCCTCACTATTGAGTCGGTCCCAGGTCGGCGTTTTGGCGGAACCTGTGACCGGGGTCACGCGGGCCGCCTGGTGCGCAGGGGTCTCGCTCAACCCCTCACTACTTATTCGATCTCAGGTCGGCGTCAGGCAACGTCGGCGTGACCGGGGTCACTGGTCGACCTGGTGAGCAGTGGTCTCGCTCGAACCCCTCTACCTAGATATCGCGGGCAGACCGGCGTTTCAGGCGCAAGCGTGACCGGGGTCACTCACGACAACTGCCCGCCACCCCGAGGACCAGGGCGACGGGCAGCCGGTCTGCCGGTCGGGCTACTCGGTGACCACCTGGGCGACGGCAAGGAGATCCCGCCATGCCTCGGCAGCCTGGTCGACGCTCGGCAGCGAGGTGACCGGCTGTCGCCCGTACAGACCGATGACCGGGCGACCGTCAGCCGTCGTGCCGATGTGGACCAGGTCCCCGTCGTCATCCTCGCTCGGCTGCCAGCCTCGCCGACTCAGGTCACCGATGACGTGATCCCAGTCGGCAGCGTGCAGGCTGACCATGCCGCCGAGGTCGATGTCATCGGCCACCCGAGGCAGGACCAACAGACCCTCGCCGGTCATCGGGTCAAGGTGCGCGGTGTGGCTGGCGTAGGTCAGGGTCTCGATCACTGGCTGATCCTCTCTCCGGTCTCGCTGCCCGCCCACCGGGCAAGATCTGCTCTCGCGTACAGGTCTGCGTTGCCGCTCTTGCCCCTCGGCGTAGGCACCTCGCCCACCTTCCGCTGTAGACGCTTCTTCGCTGCATCCAACTTCCACGGGATCACCCCGGCGTCGATCGCCTGACGCAGCGTCAGGAAGTCCCCGGCAGGGCTTGATAGGCCGCTGACCTGGGAAGTCCCCGAGGACCGGGGACATGCCAGCCGGCGAGCGTCGGCAGCGGACAGGTACGCCACCTGCACCTCGGTCGCCTGCCCACCGATGACCACCTGCCACCGACCGAGGGTCCGGGATGCACGGGGCATGGCTGCCTCGGGAACCAACATCTTCCAGTTGTTCGCCGTGTATCGGGCGAGGCAACGGATGCCGAAGTTCTCCCGTGCCTCGGGTCCGCCAATGGCGCGAGCGGTCAGCATCTGCGCGATGGCCAGCACGTTGACCTTGGCGCTGCGCCCCATGAACAGCAGGTCAGCCAGAGCCGAGACAGCCGGCGACCGCTTGGGGTCACCCTTGCCGCGCACCTCGGCCCAGAAGTTGACCAGTTGCCCGATGGTGGCGTTCAACTCCTCGGCGATGACCAGGACTCGGGGACCGCAGTCCCAGTCTTCCGGCTCGTGCAGGGCCAGCGTGTTCCGCTCATCGGCAAGCGCAGCCAGCCTGACCAGGGCGTCATGCATCTGTGCCGGGCGGGTGCAGTAGTCGACGCCAGCCAGACCGAGCGCCCAGCGGTGCGAGCCCTTGCGGTCGAGGATGACCACCCGCCCACCTCGGGCGAGCACCTGCACGGCGACCAGCTCGGCAAGCACGCTCTTGCCCGCACCCGTCCCGGCAGAGACCGCGATGTGCGGGGAATCGTCCCGCAGGGACAGGATCACCGGCTGATCGCCTGCACCCTGCCCGATGTAGAACTCCCACTCAGCCAGCCGGGGCAGGTGCTCGGCGACCTGGTCGACACCGACCCGAGCCGGCGGACGCTTACGCACCGTCCACGTAGCCGTTACCCGCGGACCGACCTGGTGCCAGGACTCGACCAGGTCAGAGACCGGGATCTTGCTGCCGATGATCGAAGAGACCAGGTGCCGTTGCTCCTTGGTTAGATACGGGGTGTCGGCAACCAGCTCGATACGCGGACCCTTGTCGGGATCGGTCGGCCGGCGGAACACAGCCAGCCGAGAGGTGACCGGCTCTGCCTTGCGCTGGATCGCCCACGCTGCCCGCTGAGCCTGGTCGGGCAGCCACCGGATCACCGGCTCTACCCGCTCGCCGTACCAGGCACGCACGGCCACCTCAGCGGGTGACAGAGGCTTGGCCAGCCGAGGGGTGAGGTTGCCCAACGTCGGATCAACGTGCAGCCGTACGCCGGTCTGTAGACCCATCGCCGGGGCAAGGGCAGCCAGGGTCGGGGTGACGTACTCCCGGTTGAACCGGCGCATGGTGAACCGGCGACGCGCTCGCCAGCCGGCGACCAGTGCAGCCGAGCCGACCAGTGAGCCGACCTGCTCGGGCTGAGCCACTGCCAGCGCAGCCGTAGCCGGCACGCTGAGCCGGATCACCTGACGCTGCCAGCCGGCGAGCCGACCAGCACCCCGGCTCAGGTACGGGTAGCCGTCCCTGCCGGTGATGGGTCGACCCGACACGTAGCGGTAGACCAGCCGGGGCACGGTGTGCTTGCGCCGTAGCCGGCGGATGGCTCGCTCAAGCTCGGTCATGCCGCCACCCCCGCAAGCTCGGGCGTACCGCCGTTGACCGCAGTCGACGCAGGCTGCGCCGGGGAAGGCGAGCCAGCCGAGCGGGTCGGCCGGTACCGCTTCACCGTCGCCACCGAGACCCCGGCAAGCTCAGCGATCCGGGCGTGCGTCGCATCCGGCTCGGCGAGGTGAGCCGACATGATCCGGTCAGCCGACGTGAGCGAGCGGGGAACAGGCTTGCGGCTCGGCTCACTGGTCCGCTTGACCGGCTGAGCCTTGCTCGGGGTAGGGGTCACCTCGGCCGGCTCGGCTACGGGCTCAGGCGCAAGCGGCTCGACCCGCTCGACGGCCACCGGCTCAGCAACCTTGACCGGCTCGACCTGGTCGACCGGCTCAGGCCGGATCAGCTTGCCTCGACGGGACAGCACCTCGACGGCAAGCAGGAAGGCGACCGGGGAGACAGCGGCGACCAGGCGGGCAGTGATGGTCGGCTGCGCGCTGGCGATGTTGGCAGCCAGGGTCGCCACCACACCGAACGCCACGGCGAGCCGAGCGGACAGGCGAGGCTTCCGGCCGTTCCGCTTGTCGTCAAGCATCGCGAGCGTGCCGACCAGGATCAGCCCGTCGATGGACAGCGGGAGCACGGCAGCGACCGACGCTCGCTCGCCAGCCTCGCGGGCTACGTCGTAGATGTGGGTGAACGATGCGTAGCCGGCGACCAGGGCGACCAGGCCGGTAGTCAGTCGAGAGGTGATGGCAGTACGGGACACGGCAGGACTCCTCAGAAGCGGGTGGGGACGTTGGGAACGTCCGAGAGGTGGGCGATGTCGTCGGCGACCTGCTCTGCGTGCCGCTCAGCCAGCCGGCGAGCGATGACGAACGGCGCGAGCATCACGACGGGTCCGCCGATCAGGACCAGGACCAGGGCGTAGGCAGCGGTGTCGGTCACGCCGCACCCCCGATCGCCTCGCTGCGGCAAGGTCCGCAGTTGTTGGCGGGAGATCCCCGGTGCTTGGGGCACTGCTCGGCGCGAGGGTCGGTCGGCAGCGCAGCGCCGCCCCGAAGGGAGCGGCTGCGCGGGGATGGTTCTTGATGGTTCAAGGACGGTTCGTAGGAAGCCTGCTTCCGGCCGGTGCGGAAGCCTGCTTCCGGTCGCTTGGAAGCCTGCTTCCGGTCGGTCGGTACCGGGGGGAAGCAGGCTTCCGGGCGGTTATCCACAGGCTCGGGAACCTCGTTGGGTCGACCAGGCTGCGGCTCGGCGAACGGGTCGAGCGAGGTGGGTAGGGTGCGCCGACGCTCCATCGCGAGATCCCAGACAACCGGCCGCCGGTCGGTGGGCAGGTGCGCTACGTGCCGCTGATCGCCACGGCGGATGATCCCGAGCCGTTCCAGCGTCGCCAGGTCGGTACGCACCGAGCGGGTCGACTTCCGGGCGTAGTGGGCGAGCCGTTCCTGAGACGGGTACGCGGCTCGGCCGTTGGCGTGCGCGTGGTTGGCGAGACCGATCAGCACAGCCAGGCAGGCGGGGGGTACGTCGGGCGCATCGTTCAGCGCCCACGAGACAGCTTCTACACTCAAGGCGGGTCGACCTCCACTGTCGGCCAAGGCCCCGGATCACAGGTGTTGGCGCACCTGCCGGGGCCGCTTTGTAGATGTGGCGTCAATGGTGATCGCTCGACGAGGCGCCCGAGTTCAGCAAGGGGGCGCTGGACGCGCTGCGCCAGCCGTTGGAGAACGGCCGGATCCAGCTGGCCCGCAGCCGGGGCGGCACCGAATATCCGGCCCGGACCCAACTGGTCCTGGCTGCCAACCCGTGCCCGTGTGCCAAGCCGGGCGGCGACACCTACTGCGAGTGCTCACCGCTGGTGCGCCGGCGCTACCTCGGCCGGCTCTCCGGTCCGCTGCTGGACCGCATCGACGTGCAGGTGCGGCTGCCCCCGGTCCGGGCGGCCGAGCTGATGCAGGCGACCGTTGCGAGCGAGTCGTCGGCGGCGGTCGGCCGGCGGGTGGTGGCGGCCCGGCAGGCGGCGGCCGCCCGCTGGTCGGCGATCGGTCGCCGGCTCAACGCGGAGATACCCGGCCCGTTCCTGCGCCGCCCGCCCTGGCGACTCGCCGCCCCGGACACCGCCGAGCTGCGAGCGCGACTGGACTCCGGGTCGATCTCCGCCCGCGGCTTCGACCGGATCATCCGCCTCGCCTGGACCATCGCCGACCTGGACGGGCGGGACCGGCCCGACCGGGAGGACGTCCGGGAGGCCATCGGACTCAGGACGGGGGAAGGATCGTGAGCGGGGACGAGGAACGACTGGCCCGGGTGGCGCTGACCTGGCTCACCGAGCCCGGCACCCGCGCGGTGTACCGGCTGGTCCGGCGGCTGGGGCCGGTCGCCGCGCTCGACCTGCTGCTCGACGGCGGAGCGCCGGACGAGAAGCTGCGGGCCGCGGTGGCCGCCCGGTCGGCCGGCGGGGACGCCCGAGCCGTGGCCGCCGAGGCGGTGGAGCGCACCGAGCGGCTCGGCGCGCGGATCGTGGTGCCCGACGACGACGAGTGGCCGGCACGCATCGAGCAACTCAGCGACCTGCGGCTGCCGGAGGCGTACCGGCGGGTGGACGTCGAGACCGATCCGCCGCTTTGTTTCTGGGTACGCGGCTGCTGGCCGCTGGCCGAGGCGTTCGACCGGTCGGTGGCCGTGGTCGGCGCGCGGGCCGCCACGGCGTACGGCACCCACGTCGCCACCGAACTCGGGTACGGGCTGGCCGACCGGGACTGGACGGTGGTCTCCGGTGGCGCCTTCGGCATCGACGCGGCGGCGCACCGGGGCGCACTCAACGCCGGCGGCATGACCGTGGCGGTGCTCGCCTGCGGGGTGGACCGCCCCTACCCGATGGGCAACGCGGCGCTGTTCGACCGGATCGCCGACACCGGGTTGCTGGTCAGCGAGTGGCTTCCCGGTGCGGAACCGCTGCGGCCACGGTTCCTGATCCGCAACCGGGTGATCGCGGCGGCCACCCGCGGCACCGTGCTGGTGGAGGCCGCGGCGCGCAGCGGCGCGGCCCAGACCACCCACCGCGCGATCGCCCTCGGCAAACCGGGGA
This genomic window contains:
- a CDS encoding recombinase family protein, which encodes MIRLSREREESTSVARQRAYITAWAEQNGHTIAGWAEDEGVSGSVPPWERPQLGEWLPTSLGGRADVARFDILCAWRLDRVSRRVLHLAALMDWCKSTGRAIVSTSEGFDINSPMGAVFVNILAALAEGELEAIRERARSSFAHLMKQGRWRGGFVPYGYRAVKAETGQGWRLEIDPETSKVAREIVRRIIAGESANSVVRWLNETATPSPLDAQRVRAGKATTGTEWRVANLLKMLRSHTLLGYAEMTETRTRPDGTRETFARLVRGEDGLPLQRAEPVVSAAQWEQLQEALRKNANPKAGNRVGGSPLLRVAYCECGEPLYRNRGRHGMYYRCGLRARAGRNCPEGMTSIPAHVLEQITEQTFLLVAGDLEVMRRVFVSGSDHAAELADVEESLAELREHLTAGLFRGERGKAEFAQMYSALEARREALEALPSKPDRWELEPTGQTYRERWATLTTAAERNREMREAGLKVIVYALPSDEELEAMNDPDEYKRVRVIIPEDLMERVQANAAKAA
- a CDS encoding kinetochore Spc7 family protein; its protein translation is MTTAEKINIGIALVAALGVGALVKSWVDHLLNRRTRRVDIADKSVQIAEAMMSRMESELSRAQEALAKAQQESDELRATLAETKTAKGKLSEQLQEMKNSLRGVDTQITHASTAISGMQGEVHHFRINAAGLKDLARRGRLAYTPEAEETWKRLRQASNAGQEPAPGSAGDVAAGSARDVADDLGSARER
- a CDS encoding helix-turn-helix domain-containing protein; amino-acid sequence: MIIIDGTEYMTAREAAAHLGLSVGTLRNQRSEARSPMTYIRQLGRVLYPVSEVERYAREIGR
- a CDS encoding type IV secretory system conjugative DNA transfer family protein; translated protein: MPRLVYRYVSGRPITGRDGYPYLSRGAGRLAGWQRQVIRLSVPATAALAVAQPEQVGSLVGSAALVAGWRARRRFTMRRFNREYVTPTLAALAPAMGLQTGVRLHVDPTLGNLTPRLAKPLSPAEVAVRAWYGERVEPVIRWLPDQAQRAAWAIQRKAEPVTSRLAVFRRPTDPDKGPRIELVADTPYLTKEQRHLVSSIIGSKIPVSDLVESWHQVGPRVTATWTVRKRPPARVGVDQVAEHLPRLAEWEFYIGQGAGDQPVILSLRDDSPHIAVSAGTGAGKSVLAELVAVQVLARGGRVVILDRKGSHRWALGLAGVDYCTRPAQMHDALVRLAALADERNTLALHEPEDWDCGPRVLVIAEELNATIGQLVNFWAEVRGKGDPKRSPAVSALADLLFMGRSAKVNVLAIAQMLTARAIGGPEARENFGIRCLARYTANNWKMLVPEAAMPRASRTLGRWQVVIGGQATEVQVAYLSAADARRLACPRSSGTSQVSGLSSPAGDFLTLRQAIDAGVIPWKLDAAKKRLQRKVGEVPTPRGKSGNADLYARADLARWAGSETGERISQ
- a CDS encoding DUF2637 domain-containing protein, which codes for MSRTAITSRLTTGLVALVAGYASFTHIYDVAREAGERASVAAVLPLSIDGLILVGTLAMLDDKRNGRKPRLSARLAVAFGVVATLAANIASAQPTITARLVAAVSPVAFLLAVEVLSRRGKLIRPEPVDQVEPVKVAEPVAVERVEPLAPEPVAEPAEVTPTPSKAQPVKRTSEPSRKPVPRSLTSADRIMSAHLAEPDATHARIAELAGVSVATVKRYRPTRSAGSPSPAQPASTAVNGGTPELAGVAA
- a CDS encoding helix-turn-helix domain-containing protein, which encodes MLIGLANHAHANGRAAYPSQERLAHYARKSTRSVRTDLATLERLGIIRRGDQRHVAHLPTDRRPVVWDLAMERRRTLPTSLDPFAEPQPGRPNEVPEPVDNRPEACFPPVPTDRKQASKRPEAGFRTGRKQASYEPSLNHQEPSPRSRSLRGGAALPTDPRAEQCPKHRGSPANNCGPCRSEAIGGAA
- the dprA gene encoding DNA-processing protein DprA; translation: MSGDEERLARVALTWLTEPGTRAVYRLVRRLGPVAALDLLLDGGAPDEKLRAAVAARSAGGDARAVAAEAVERTERLGARIVVPDDDEWPARIEQLSDLRLPEAYRRVDVETDPPLCFWVRGCWPLAEAFDRSVAVVGARAATAYGTHVATELGYGLADRDWTVVSGGAFGIDAAAHRGALNAGGMTVAVLACGVDRPYPMGNAALFDRIADTGLLVSEWLPGAEPLRPRFLIRNRVIAAATRGTVLVEAAARSGAAQTTHRAIALGKPGMVVPGPVTSAMSVGAHELLREYPKARVVTGVAHVLEEVGPIGELAPVARGPQRPADLLDDEARSVVEAFPRRGTVAVDVLAARAGVDVRTTLRKLSMLEELALVVRREDGYRLAPPPAGRATGGRAPDRDASGAARRATD